In a single window of the Populus alba chromosome 16, ASM523922v2, whole genome shotgun sequence genome:
- the LOC118037501 gene encoding protein SCO1 homolog 1, mitochondrial: MATTALSRKANHLRHTYRCLTSRYLSHCTTTTTTTTSSNPPSPLPRSVLALGGGIQSLPQITQRFLFSTSIPTTTTVVDSETSKNTEEAKSDGSEKSGDSNHQDDTNNARRTVRRGPISWLSFLFLAATGAGLIWYYDRMKKQRIEAINKTSAIVKVGPSMGKPEIGGPFNLIDHDGKPVSEKDFMGKWTMIYFGFTHCPDICPDELQKLAAAIDKIKEKAGFDIVPVFITVDPERDNVEQVREYVKEFHPKLIGLTGSLEEIKKTARAYRIYYMKTSEEDSDYLVDHSIITYLMDPNMELVKFFGKNNDADALADGVIKEMKQYKSIKAKA; this comes from the exons ATGGCAACTACTGCTCTATCAAGAAAAGCAAACCACCTGCGCCACACCTACCGATGTCTCACTTCTCGCTACCTCTCTCActgcaccaccaccaccaccaccaccacatcTTCAAATCCACCTTCACCTCTTCCTCGATCG GTTTTAGCTCTCGGTGGAGGAATCCAGTCGCTTCCACAGATTACTCAAAGGTTTCTGTTTAGCACTTCAATTCCTACTACCACTACTGTTGTTGATTCAGAGACTTCGAAAAACACTGAAGAGGCTAAATCTGATGGAAGTGAAAAGTCTGGGGATTCAAATCATCAAGATGATACAAATAATGCTAGAAGAACAGTGCGGCGcggg CCTATTTCATGGTTGAGTTTTCTGTTTCTGGCGGCTACTGGAGCTGGATTAATTTGGTACTATGACAGGATGAAGAAGCAACGTATTGAAG CTATAAATAAAACTTCTGCAATTGTGAAAGTGGGACCATCTATGGGAAAACCAGAGATTGGAGGCCCATTTAATCTTATTGATCATGATGGAAAGCCTGTTTCCGAGAAAGACTTTATGGGGAAATGGACAAtgatatattttggttttaCTCATTGCCCTGATATTTGCCCGGATGAGCTGCAAAAGCTAGCTGCTGCAATTGATAAAATAA AGGAGAAGGCAGGGTTTGATATTGTGCCTGTATTCATAACTGTGGATCCTGAGAGAGATAATGTTGAGCAAGTTCGCGAATATGTCAAAG AGTTCCATCCAAAACTAATTGGGTTAACAGGCAGCCTAGAAGAGATAAAGAAAACTGCTCGTGCATACAGGATCTATTATATGAAGACATCTGAAGAAGATTCGGATTACCTTGTGGATCACTCCATAATCAC ATACTTGATGGACCCTAACATGGAACTAGTGAAATTCTTTGGGAAGAACAACGATGCTGATGCTCTTGCAGATGGTGTTATTAAGGAGATGAAGCAGTACAAGTCCATAAAAGCAAAAGCTTAG